A genomic region of Sideroxydans sp. CL21 contains the following coding sequences:
- a CDS encoding F0F1 ATP synthase subunit epsilon, translating to MAMTVHVDVVSAEESIFSGLAEFVIIPGEMGELGVYPRHVALLTRIKPGAVRIKRPDQEQEELIYVSGGMLEVQPDVVTVLADTAIRGADLDEARALEAKQAAEEAMKNRTSDIDYAQAQAELAEAIAQLRAIQQVRKNTH from the coding sequence ATGGCAATGACCGTACATGTGGATGTGGTAAGCGCTGAGGAGTCGATCTTCTCGGGACTGGCGGAGTTCGTCATCATCCCGGGCGAGATGGGCGAGCTTGGCGTCTACCCGCGCCACGTCGCACTGCTGACTCGCATCAAACCGGGAGCCGTGCGCATCAAGCGCCCGGATCAGGAGCAGGAAGAGTTGATCTACGTTTCCGGCGGCATGCTGGAAGTGCAACCCGATGTTGTGACAGTACTCGCCGATACCGCGATTCGCGGTGCCGATCTGGACGAGGCACGTGCCCTGGAAGCCAAACAAGCGGCAGAGGAAGCGATGAAGAACCGCACTTCCGATATCGACTACGCGCAAGCACAAGCCGAGCTCGCAGAAGCCATTGCCCAACTGCGTGCTATCCAACAGGTACGCAAGAACACGCACTAA